A window of Aeromicrobium sp. A1-2 contains these coding sequences:
- a CDS encoding glycosyltransferase family 4 protein codes for MREYLVVFGIALGVTYLLASIARMAAYRFGAVARVRDRDVHAIPTPYFGGPAMLGGLVAAYFVATSLPFLSMADDGVFKDARAVILGGAVICAVGVVDDLFELDALSKFAGQVLAGVIVVAQGVQFVYLPLYGNYIGLDQVQAIIFTVLLIVGTANAVNFVDGLDGLAAGMVAIGAVAFFAYAFVLAVENGETRAIAAALLTAALAGACIGILPHNFFPARMFIGDSGSMLIGFVLACSSISLTGQFPASSLSEGIGGAENSFLPALLPLILPFTILLVPFADLALAVVRRTRAGRSPFSPDKMHIHHRLLEIGHSHRRAVLLMYAFAGLVAFGSVVISLFSGWQSIAGFGALAVITTAAVFLLPKLEEKVWS; via the coding sequence ATGAGGGAGTACCTGGTCGTCTTCGGCATCGCCCTCGGGGTGACCTATCTGCTCGCATCGATCGCGCGGATGGCCGCGTACCGGTTCGGTGCGGTGGCCCGGGTCCGTGACCGCGACGTCCACGCGATCCCCACCCCCTACTTCGGCGGACCGGCGATGCTCGGTGGACTGGTCGCGGCCTATTTCGTCGCGACGAGTCTGCCGTTCCTCTCGATGGCTGACGATGGCGTCTTCAAGGACGCGCGCGCGGTGATCCTCGGTGGCGCAGTGATCTGCGCCGTCGGCGTCGTCGACGACCTGTTCGAGCTTGATGCACTCAGCAAGTTCGCGGGCCAGGTCCTGGCCGGCGTCATCGTGGTCGCGCAGGGCGTCCAGTTCGTGTACCTGCCGCTCTACGGCAACTACATCGGTCTCGACCAGGTGCAGGCGATCATCTTCACGGTGCTGCTGATCGTCGGCACGGCGAATGCGGTCAACTTCGTCGACGGGCTCGACGGCCTGGCCGCCGGCATGGTCGCGATCGGAGCCGTCGCATTCTTCGCGTACGCATTCGTGCTGGCCGTCGAGAACGGCGAGACCCGTGCGATTGCCGCGGCACTGCTGACGGCAGCGCTGGCCGGGGCGTGCATCGGCATCCTGCCGCACAACTTCTTCCCGGCCCGCATGTTCATCGGCGACTCCGGATCGATGCTGATCGGCTTCGTGCTGGCCTGCTCGTCAATCAGCCTGACCGGTCAGTTCCCGGCCAGCAGCCTCTCGGAGGGCATCGGGGGAGCCGAGAACAGCTTCTTGCCGGCATTGCTTCCCCTGATCCTGCCGTTCACGATCCTGCTCGTGCCGTTCGCCGACCTGGCCTTGGCCGTCGTGCGCCGCACGCGGGCCGGCCGCTCCCCGTTCAGCCCCGACAAGATGCACATCCATCACCGACTGTTGGAGATCGGCCACTCGCACCGACGTGCCGTGCTGCTGATGTACGCCTTCGCGGGTCTCGTCGCGTTCGGCAGCGTCGTCATCAGCCTGTTCAGCGGCTGGCAGTCGATCGCCGGATTCGGCGCTCTGGCCGTCATCACCACCGCAGCGGTGTTCCTGCTGCCCAAGCTCGAAGAAAAGGTCTGGTCATGA
- the atpA gene encoding F0F1 ATP synthase subunit alpha, which produces MAELTIRPDEIRDALQKFVADYKPSAAATEEVGVVAEAGDGIARVEGLPSAMANELLEFEDGTLGLALNLDVREIGVVILGEFSGIEEGQTVRRTGEVLSVPVGDNYLGRVVDPLGNPIDGLGEIETTERRALELQAPNVMERKSVHEPMMTGLKSIDSLTPIGRGQRQLIIGDRQTGKTAIAIDTIINQKEFWASGDPDKQVRCIYVAIGQKGSTIAGVRGALEEAGALEYTTIVAAPASDSAGFKYLAPYTGSAIGQHWMYAGKHVLIVFDDLSKQAEAYRAVSLLLRRPPGREAYPGDVFYLHSRLLERCAKLSDELGAGSMTGLPIVETKANDVSAYIPTNVISITDGQIFLQSDLFNANQRPAVDVGISVSRVGGAAMQKSMKAVTGSLKVELAQYRAMEAFAMFASDLDAASKQQLARGQRIMELFKQGQYAPFPVENQVVSIWAATTGKLDAVPVEDITRFETEFLDFLKRSHEPILAAIRETGKFDSDNEQALVDAYDSFLDQFETGDGHSIKAGHEEFDALPDEDVEQEQIVKQKRG; this is translated from the coding sequence ATGGCGGAACTCACGATCCGTCCGGACGAGATCCGCGACGCATTGCAGAAGTTCGTGGCCGACTACAAGCCGAGCGCTGCGGCGACCGAAGAGGTCGGCGTCGTCGCTGAGGCCGGTGACGGCATCGCGCGCGTCGAGGGTCTTCCTTCGGCGATGGCCAACGAGCTGCTCGAGTTCGAGGACGGCACGCTGGGCCTCGCGCTCAACCTGGACGTCCGTGAGATCGGTGTCGTCATCCTCGGTGAGTTCTCCGGAATCGAAGAGGGACAGACCGTGCGCCGCACCGGTGAGGTGCTCTCGGTGCCCGTCGGTGACAACTACCTCGGTCGTGTCGTCGACCCGCTCGGCAACCCGATCGACGGCCTCGGCGAGATCGAGACGACCGAGCGTCGTGCACTCGAGCTCCAGGCCCCCAACGTCATGGAGCGCAAGAGCGTTCACGAGCCGATGATGACCGGCCTCAAGTCGATCGACTCCCTGACGCCGATCGGCCGTGGCCAGCGTCAGCTGATCATCGGTGACCGTCAGACCGGCAAGACCGCGATCGCGATCGACACGATCATCAACCAGAAGGAATTCTGGGCTTCGGGCGATCCCGACAAGCAGGTCCGCTGCATCTACGTGGCGATCGGCCAGAAGGGCTCGACCATCGCGGGCGTTCGCGGTGCACTCGAAGAGGCCGGCGCGCTGGAGTACACCACGATCGTGGCGGCTCCGGCATCGGACTCGGCCGGTTTCAAGTACCTCGCTCCGTACACCGGTTCGGCCATCGGCCAGCACTGGATGTACGCCGGCAAGCACGTCCTCATCGTGTTCGATGATCTTTCCAAGCAGGCCGAGGCATACCGCGCCGTGTCGCTGCTGCTGCGCCGTCCGCCGGGCCGCGAGGCATACCCCGGCGACGTGTTCTACCTGCACTCGCGGCTCCTCGAGCGTTGCGCCAAGCTCAGCGACGAGCTGGGTGCGGGCTCGATGACGGGTCTGCCGATCGTCGAGACCAAGGCCAACGACGTGTCGGCCTACATCCCGACCAACGTCATCTCGATCACCGATGGTCAGATCTTCCTGCAGTCGGATCTCTTCAACGCCAACCAGCGTCCCGCTGTCGACGTCGGCATCTCGGTGTCACGCGTCGGTGGCGCAGCGATGCAGAAGTCGATGAAGGCAGTCACCGGCTCGCTCAAGGTCGAGCTCGCGCAGTACCGCGCGATGGAGGCGTTCGCAATGTTCGCCTCGGACCTCGATGCCGCGTCCAAGCAGCAGCTTGCCCGCGGTCAGCGGATCATGGAGCTGTTCAAGCAGGGCCAGTACGCGCCGTTCCCGGTCGAGAACCAGGTCGTGTCGATCTGGGCCGCAACCACCGGCAAGCTCGACGCCGTACCGGTCGAGGACATCACCCGCTTCGAGACCGAGTTCCTGGACTTCCTCAAGCGTTCGCACGAGCCGATCCTTGCTGCGATCCGTGAGACCGGGAAGTTCGACTCCGACAACGAGCAGGCGCTCGTGGATGCGTACGACTCGTTCCTCGACCAGTTCGAGACCGGCGATGGTCACTCGATCAAGGCCGGCCACGAGGAATTCGACGCACTGCCCGACGAGGATGTCGAGCAGGAGCAGATCGTCAAGCAGAAGCGGGGCTGA
- a CDS encoding VTT domain-containing protein, with amino-acid sequence MAGDLILQMLGAFVWGIGSALLPIFINAEAYVGVIGATVDSRVEVVLIILSLVIATTIGKAFVFQLARKGSRKIRSAERKPPRNGFVALVRRLSDWLLGLLDRPYAGALTAFVSSLIGVPPLAIVTIVAGASRQPQWLFLTMVFVGRMIQFVAIAFLLHKVSWF; translated from the coding sequence ATGGCCGGCGACCTGATCCTCCAGATGCTGGGAGCGTTCGTATGGGGCATCGGCTCAGCGTTGCTGCCGATCTTCATCAATGCCGAGGCCTACGTCGGTGTGATCGGCGCTACGGTCGACAGCCGGGTCGAGGTTGTCCTGATCATCTTGTCGCTGGTCATCGCGACGACGATCGGCAAGGCATTCGTCTTCCAGCTGGCTCGCAAAGGCAGTCGCAAGATCCGCTCGGCAGAGCGCAAGCCGCCGCGCAACGGGTTTGTGGCGCTGGTCCGTCGGCTCAGTGACTGGCTGCTCGGACTGCTCGACCGTCCTTACGCCGGAGCTCTGACGGCGTTCGTTTCGTCGTTGATCGGCGTGCCGCCCCTGGCCATCGTGACGATCGTGGCAGGAGCCTCTCGGCAGCCGCAGTGGCTGTTCCTCACGATGGTCTTCGTGGGTCGGATGATCCAGTTCGTCGCGATCGCCTTCCTGCTGCACAAGGTCAGCTGGTTCTGA
- a CDS encoding F0F1 ATP synthase subunit delta yields the protein MRGISAKSLVEVLAAVDAATGSTSDLGAELFGAVSVLDGAPALRRVLTDPSTEATAKVGLVTQVFGSKVGTDTLSVLGAAVSGRWSSMRDLTDALETAGVAAEVAAADAGGELDALETELFEVERIIRSDPDLRQVVSDRGIPADAKGSLLATLLDGKVTGATLALATQAAAARTGSFEKVLSNFGDTVAARRNRLLAEVRVAHELGETEQTRLAKALANKYGREVHLNIIVDPAVVGGIAVSIGDEVIDGTMSTRLEVARRRLAG from the coding sequence ATGCGAGGCATTTCAGCGAAGTCACTGGTCGAGGTCCTCGCCGCAGTAGATGCGGCGACGGGCTCGACGAGCGACCTCGGAGCCGAGCTTTTCGGCGCCGTCTCGGTACTGGACGGCGCCCCGGCGCTCCGCCGGGTGCTGACCGACCCTTCGACCGAGGCCACGGCCAAGGTCGGGCTGGTCACGCAGGTGTTCGGCTCCAAGGTCGGCACCGACACACTGTCGGTGCTCGGCGCAGCAGTAAGCGGACGGTGGTCGTCGATGCGCGACCTCACCGATGCGCTCGAGACGGCAGGGGTCGCCGCTGAGGTGGCCGCCGCCGACGCGGGCGGAGAGCTCGATGCTCTCGAGACCGAGCTGTTCGAGGTCGAGCGGATCATCCGTTCCGATCCTGATCTGCGACAGGTCGTGTCGGACCGGGGCATCCCGGCCGATGCCAAGGGCAGCCTGCTGGCGACGCTGCTGGACGGCAAGGTCACCGGCGCCACACTGGCACTGGCGACCCAGGCCGCCGCGGCACGCACCGGCTCGTTTGAAAAGGTGCTGTCCAACTTCGGCGACACGGTCGCGGCTCGCCGCAACCGGCTGTTGGCCGAGGTGCGCGTCGCCCACGAGCTCGGTGAGACCGAGCAGACGCGGCTGGCCAAGGCACTGGCCAACAAATATGGACGCGAAGTCCACCTGAACATCATCGTCGATCCCGCTGTCGTCGGAGGCATTGCTGTCTCCATCGGTGACGAGGTCATCGACGGCACCATGTCCACTCGCCTTGAAGTCGCCCGCCGGCGTCTTGCAGGCTAG
- a CDS encoding L-threonylcarbamoyladenylate synthase, translating to MRFDCNVDEEFDRGLLAAQAALEEGKLVVLPTDTVYGIAADAFNPRAVQNLLDAKGRGRQMPPPVLVGAPTTLDALAVDIPSWLRSAVAALWPGPLTVICRQQPSLTWDLGETHNTVAVRMPNDRRALALLKQTGPLAVSSANTSGDPAALTVDEAEDMLGGRVAVYLDGGPSTTGVPSTILDATGTTPRVLRVGSITLDDLHAFNNTIEPPEPNA from the coding sequence GTGAGATTCGACTGCAACGTGGACGAGGAGTTCGACCGCGGGCTGCTCGCGGCACAGGCTGCGCTCGAGGAGGGCAAGCTCGTTGTCCTGCCGACCGACACGGTCTACGGGATCGCTGCCGACGCCTTCAATCCACGGGCTGTCCAGAACCTGCTCGACGCGAAGGGTCGCGGTCGGCAGATGCCCCCGCCGGTCCTGGTGGGCGCGCCCACGACGCTCGACGCGCTCGCCGTCGACATCCCGTCGTGGCTGAGGTCGGCGGTCGCGGCCCTGTGGCCCGGGCCGCTGACCGTGATCTGCCGCCAGCAGCCCTCGCTGACCTGGGACCTCGGCGAGACGCACAACACCGTTGCGGTCCGCATGCCCAACGACCGCCGGGCGCTGGCCCTGCTCAAGCAGACCGGTCCGCTGGCGGTCAGCAGCGCCAACACGAGCGGCGATCCCGCCGCACTGACGGTCGACGAGGCCGAGGACATGCTGGGCGGCCGGGTGGCGGTCTATCTGGATGGCGGCCCCAGCACGACCGGCGTGCCTTCGACGATCCTGGACGCCACCGGCACGACTCCCCGGGTCCTCCGCGTCGGCTCGATCACGCTCGACGACCTGCACGCGTTCAACAACACGATCGAACCACCCGAGCCGAACGCATGA
- the rpmE gene encoding 50S ribosomal protein L31 encodes MKQGIHPAYVETQVTCTCGNSFTTRSTSTDGVQRADVCAACHPFYTGKQKILDTGGRVARFEKRYAKKTTESK; translated from the coding sequence ATGAAGCAAGGCATTCACCCCGCGTACGTCGAGACTCAGGTCACCTGCACCTGCGGCAACTCGTTCACGACTCGCAGCACCTCCACCGACGGCGTTCAGCGTGCCGACGTGTGCGCAGCGTGCCACCCGTTCTACACCGGCAAGCAGAAGATCCTCGACACCGGCGGCCGCGTCGCCCGCTTCGAGAAGCGCTACGCCAAGAAGACGACCGAGAGCAAGTAG
- the prmC gene encoding peptide chain release factor N(5)-glutamine methyltransferase, which yields MTVRSRAQRLLEQAAIDLEAGGVSSPRHDAEMLLSHVTGVPRMMLLGNAKPNERQVQDFEALVRARASRIPLQHLIGSAAFRFIDVEVGPGVFVPRPETEVLAGWAIDHAKTVPSPVVVELCAGAGAISLSVVHEVPGAVVHAVELDEPAYEWAQRNLAYSGVDLRLGDMADAFADLNGTVDVVVANPPYIPLDAWESVAPEARDHDPALALWSGDDGLDAMRVVEQVAWRLLKPGGVVGAEHADVQGESAPQVFTARWDAVRDNADLAERPRYVTAVKPR from the coding sequence GTGACCGTGCGCAGCCGGGCCCAGCGCCTGCTCGAGCAAGCCGCCATCGACCTGGAGGCCGGGGGAGTGTCGTCACCTCGACACGACGCCGAAATGCTCCTGAGCCACGTCACCGGCGTTCCGCGGATGATGCTTCTGGGCAATGCCAAGCCCAACGAGCGTCAGGTGCAGGACTTCGAGGCGCTCGTGCGCGCGCGGGCCTCCCGCATCCCGCTCCAGCACCTGATCGGATCGGCTGCGTTCCGTTTCATCGACGTCGAGGTCGGCCCCGGCGTCTTCGTGCCCCGTCCGGAGACCGAGGTGTTGGCGGGGTGGGCGATCGACCACGCGAAGACGGTGCCGTCACCCGTCGTCGTGGAGCTGTGCGCCGGCGCTGGCGCCATCTCCCTGTCGGTCGTGCACGAGGTGCCTGGCGCCGTGGTCCATGCGGTCGAGCTGGATGAGCCGGCCTACGAGTGGGCGCAGCGCAACCTGGCCTACAGCGGCGTCGACCTGCGACTCGGCGACATGGCCGACGCGTTTGCCGACCTCAATGGGACGGTCGATGTCGTCGTGGCCAACCCGCCGTACATCCCGCTGGATGCGTGGGAGAGCGTCGCGCCCGAGGCGCGCGATCACGACCCTGCGCTCGCGCTGTGGTCGGGCGACGACGGCCTTGACGCGATGCGGGTTGTCGAGCAGGTCGCGTGGCGGCTGCTCAAGCCCGGGGGAGTCGTCGGCGCCGAGCACGCCGACGTGCAGGGTGAGTCGGCGCCACAGGTTTTCACCGCCCGCTGGGACGCCGTTCGCGACAATGCGGACCTCGCGGAGCGCCCGCGCTATGTCACCGCGGTCAAGCCTCGCTGA
- the prfA gene encoding peptide chain release factor 1: MFEAVETLVAEHADLEIRMSDPAVHSDQGLAKRLGQRYAELTAIVRTYHDYLQATDDLEAARELATEDSSFVAEIEALEPRLHELSERLQRLLVPRDPGDSKDVILEIKGGEGGEESALFAGDLHRMYTRFAEQRGWKTEILDATESALGGYKSVTMAVKAKGTPEPGEAPHALLKFEGGVHRVQRVPVTESQGRIHTSAAGVLVLAEAEDIDIDIQDSDLRIDVYRSSGPGGQSVNTTDSAVRITHVPTGIVASCQNEKSQLQNKEQAMRILRARLLEAAQAAADAEASDVRKSQIRTVDRSERIRTYNYPENRLSDHRTGFKAYNLDQVMDGALDDVIRSLVEAELAERLAAVESGA, encoded by the coding sequence GTGTTCGAAGCCGTCGAGACGCTCGTCGCAGAGCACGCCGATCTCGAGATCCGCATGTCCGACCCCGCGGTGCACTCGGACCAGGGTCTGGCCAAGCGGCTGGGCCAGCGCTATGCCGAGCTGACCGCGATCGTCCGCACCTATCACGACTACCTGCAGGCGACCGACGACCTCGAGGCCGCCCGTGAGCTGGCCACCGAGGACTCGTCATTCGTGGCAGAGATCGAGGCGCTCGAGCCGCGCCTGCACGAGCTGAGCGAGCGCCTGCAGCGCCTGCTGGTGCCCCGCGACCCGGGCGACTCCAAGGACGTGATCCTGGAGATCAAGGGCGGCGAGGGCGGCGAGGAGTCCGCGCTGTTCGCCGGCGACCTGCACCGGATGTACACGCGATTCGCCGAGCAGCGCGGTTGGAAGACCGAGATCCTCGATGCGACCGAGTCGGCACTCGGCGGCTACAAGTCCGTCACGATGGCGGTCAAGGCCAAGGGCACCCCCGAGCCCGGCGAGGCGCCCCACGCCCTGCTCAAGTTCGAGGGCGGTGTGCACCGCGTGCAGCGTGTGCCAGTCACCGAGTCGCAGGGTCGCATCCACACCTCGGCGGCCGGTGTCCTGGTGCTGGCCGAGGCCGAGGACATCGACATTGACATCCAGGACAGCGACCTGCGCATCGATGTCTATCGGTCGTCCGGACCGGGCGGGCAGAGCGTCAACACGACGGACTCGGCCGTGCGCATCACCCACGTGCCGACCGGGATCGTGGCGAGCTGCCAGAACGAGAAGAGCCAGCTGCAGAACAAGGAGCAGGCCATGCGGATCCTGCGGGCCCGGCTGCTCGAGGCGGCGCAGGCCGCGGCCGACGCCGAGGCATCCGACGTACGCAAGTCCCAGATCCGCACGGTAGACCGCTCCGAGCGCATCCGCACCTATAACTATCCCGAGAACCGGCTCTCGGACCACCGGACTGGTTTCAAGGCCTACAACCTGGACCAGGTCATGGATGGCGCTCTCGACGACGTCATCCGGTCCCTGGTCGAGGCCGAGCTTGCCGAACGGCTCGCCGCCGTCGAGTCCGGCGCCTGA
- a CDS encoding glutathione peroxidase, translating to MTTAYDFSATAIDGTDRLLADYRGKVLLVVNTATQCGFTPQFKGLEQVYQEYVDRGLVVLGFPCDQFGNQNPEGDEETATFCEKNFGVTFPLFSEIDVNGDDAHPLYKWLKQEKGGVGPSKIKWNFTKFLIDTDGNVVKRYGSTTAPEKIKGDIEKLLAA from the coding sequence ATGACAACTGCCTATGACTTCTCTGCCACCGCCATCGACGGCACCGATCGTCTGCTCGCCGACTACCGGGGCAAGGTCCTCCTGGTCGTCAACACCGCGACCCAGTGCGGGTTCACCCCCCAGTTCAAGGGTCTCGAGCAGGTCTACCAGGAGTACGTCGACCGTGGCCTCGTCGTGCTGGGCTTCCCGTGCGACCAGTTCGGCAACCAGAACCCCGAGGGCGACGAGGAGACTGCGACGTTCTGCGAGAAGAACTTCGGTGTGACGTTCCCGCTGTTCTCCGAGATCGACGTCAACGGCGACGACGCGCACCCCCTGTACAAGTGGCTCAAGCAGGAAAAGGGTGGCGTCGGCCCGTCGAAGATCAAGTGGAACTTCACCAAGTTCCTGATCGACACCGATGGCAACGTCGTCAAGCGCTACGGCTCGACCACCGCGCCGGAGAAGATCAAGGGCGACATCGAGAAGCTCCTCGCCGCCTAG
- a CDS encoding F0F1 ATP synthase subunit B has translation MITSRLALEAAAAEEDINPLIPHTAEIVISLIVFGLIFFLLRKMVIPAFEKAYAERTAAIEGGIEEAQAAQKEAKAALDKYTEQLAGARHEAAAIREEAKEQGAQIIAELRAQAQAEAERITATAHSQIEAERSQVLAQLKGEVGSMATQLAGRIVGESLDDDARQQRTVERFIAELEESAN, from the coding sequence ATGATCACGTCACGTCTCGCGCTTGAGGCAGCGGCGGCGGAAGAGGACATCAATCCTCTGATCCCGCACACTGCCGAGATCGTCATCAGCCTGATCGTCTTCGGCCTGATCTTCTTCCTCCTGAGGAAGATGGTCATCCCCGCATTCGAGAAGGCGTATGCCGAGCGCACCGCCGCGATCGAGGGCGGCATCGAAGAGGCCCAGGCTGCCCAAAAGGAAGCCAAGGCTGCTCTCGACAAGTACACCGAGCAGCTCGCGGGGGCGCGCCACGAGGCCGCCGCGATCCGTGAGGAAGCCAAGGAGCAGGGCGCGCAGATCATTGCCGAGCTCCGCGCCCAGGCTCAGGCCGAGGCCGAGCGCATCACCGCGACTGCACACTCGCAGATCGAGGCGGAGCGCTCGCAGGTCCTGGCCCAGCTCAAGGGTGAGGTCGGCTCGATGGCGACGCAGCTCGCGGGTCGGATCGTGGGCGAGTCCCTCGATGACGATGCGCGTCAGCAGCGTACGGTCGAGCGCTTCATCGCCGAGCTCGAGGAGTCGGCGAACTGA
- the atpB gene encoding F0F1 ATP synthase subunit A produces the protein MTLASLVIAAASGPPSPGPADFNLPGIAGTMVTKPMLLVVLSGFIIVVLFNAMARPAAVVPGRMQFAGEMVYGFVRNGIARENIGSTDFMRFVPYLFTIFLFVLVNNFYGLIPLFQFPTMSHIGYPLSIAILSWLVYNGAGIKKKGLVGYLKHETVPAGMSGPILLLLVPLEFLSNILLRPITLTLRLFATMFAGHLLLILFSLGGEYLLLHSDNTLALPAGIISGLLAVAISFLEILIMFLQAYVFTLLSSMYIGEALADEH, from the coding sequence GTGACTCTCGCCTCGTTGGTGATCGCCGCTGCTTCAGGACCGCCGAGCCCCGGCCCCGCTGACTTCAACCTTCCGGGTATTGCCGGAACCATGGTCACCAAGCCCATGCTCCTGGTTGTGCTGTCCGGCTTCATCATCGTCGTGCTGTTCAACGCCATGGCCCGCCCTGCGGCGGTCGTCCCGGGCCGCATGCAGTTCGCCGGCGAGATGGTCTACGGATTCGTCCGCAACGGCATCGCCCGCGAAAACATCGGGTCGACCGACTTCATGCGGTTCGTGCCCTACCTGTTCACGATCTTCCTGTTCGTGCTGGTCAACAACTTCTACGGCCTGATCCCGCTGTTCCAGTTCCCGACGATGTCGCACATCGGTTACCCGCTGTCGATCGCGATCCTGAGCTGGCTGGTCTACAACGGCGCTGGCATCAAGAAAAAGGGTCTCGTCGGCTACCTCAAGCACGAGACCGTTCCGGCTGGCATGTCAGGCCCGATCCTCCTGCTGCTCGTGCCGCTGGAGTTCCTGTCCAACATCCTGCTCCGCCCGATCACGCTGACGCTTCGTCTGTTCGCGACGATGTTCGCCGGGCACCTCCTCCTCATCTTGTTCTCCCTCGGCGGCGAGTACCTGCTGCTGCACTCGGACAACACCCTCGCGCTGCCGGCCGGCATCATCTCTGGCCTCCTTGCAGTCGCGATCAGCTTCCTGGAGATCCTCATCATGTTCCTCCAGGCGTACGTCTTCACGCTGCTCTCGTCGATGTACATCGGCGAGGCGCTCGCTGACGAGCACTGA
- a CDS encoding ATP synthase F0 subunit C — protein sequence MGGTANMIGLGLAAIGPGIGVGLIFAAFVTGVARQPEAEGKLRQIAILGFVLAEQFFIIGLALAFVLKSSNT from the coding sequence GTGGGAGGCACCGCAAACATGATCGGCCTCGGACTGGCCGCGATTGGTCCCGGCATCGGAGTCGGCCTGATTTTCGCCGCGTTCGTCACCGGCGTCGCACGTCAGCCTGAGGCTGAGGGCAAGCTGCGCCAGATCGCCATCCTGGGCTTCGTCCTCGCCGAGCAGTTCTTCATCATCGGTCTGGCGCTGGCGTTCGTTCTCAAGTCCAGCAACACCTGA